A genomic window from Agrobacterium tumefaciens includes:
- a CDS encoding (d)CMP kinase, which produces MTNAQAESFMTFTIAIDGPAAAGKGTLSRRIAQTYGFHHLDTGLTYRATAKALLDAGLPLDDEAIAEKVALELDLAGLDRSVLSRHDIGEAASKIAVMTPVRRALVKAQQRFALKEPGTVLDGRDIGTVVCPDAPVKLYVTASPDVRARRRYDEILANGSVADYHAIFAEVKKRDERDMGRADSPLKPAEDAHLLDTSEMSIEAAFQAARTIIDAALEKQVSRGTA; this is translated from the coding sequence ATGACCAATGCACAGGCAGAAAGCTTCATGACCTTCACGATCGCCATAGACGGGCCGGCTGCGGCGGGCAAAGGCACCTTGTCACGCAGGATTGCGCAGACCTATGGTTTCCATCATCTCGATACCGGGCTGACCTACAGGGCGACGGCCAAGGCGCTTCTTGATGCCGGCCTGCCGCTCGATGATGAGGCCATCGCTGAAAAGGTGGCGCTGGAACTCGACCTTGCCGGCCTCGACCGCTCTGTCCTTTCCCGGCACGATATCGGCGAAGCGGCTTCGAAGATTGCGGTCATGACGCCGGTAAGGCGGGCGCTGGTCAAGGCACAGCAGCGTTTTGCATTAAAGGAGCCGGGCACGGTTCTGGATGGCCGTGACATCGGGACGGTGGTTTGCCCGGATGCGCCGGTGAAGCTTTACGTCACCGCTTCGCCCGACGTCAGGGCGCGGCGGCGTTATGATGAAATCCTCGCCAATGGCAGCGTTGCGGATTATCATGCCATTTTCGCTGAAGTGAAAAAACGCGACGAGCGCGACATGGGCCGCGCCGACAGCCCGTTGAAGCCGGCTGAAGACGCGCACTTGCTAGATACGTCGGAAATGAGTATAGAGGCGGCGTTTCAGGCCGCGCGGACGATCATCGACGCCGCCCTGGAGAAACAGGTTTCTCGCGGAACCGCTTGA
- the rpsA gene encoding 30S ribosomal protein S1, with amino-acid sequence MSVSTPTREDFAALLEESFASNDLAEGYVAKGIVTAIEKDVAIVDVGLKVEGRVPLKEFGAKSKDGTLKVGDEVEVYVERIENALGEAVLSREKARREESWVKLEAKFEAGERVEGVIFNQVKGGFTVDLDGAVAFLPRSQVDIRPIRDVTPLMHNPQPFEILKMDKRRGNIVVSRRTVLEESRAEQRSEIVQNLEEGQVVDGVVKNITDYGAFVDLGGIDGLLHVTDMAWRRVNHPSEILNIGQQVKVQIIRINQETHRISLGMKQLESDPWDGISAKYPVGKKISGTVTNITDYGAFVELEPGIEGLIHISEMSWTKKNVHPGKILSTSQEVDVVVLEVDPSKRRISLGLKQTLENPWQAFAYSHPAGTEVEGEVKNKTEFGLFIGLEGDVDGMVHLSDLDWNRPGEQVIEEYNKGDVVKAVVLDVDVEKERISLGIKQLGKDSVGEAATSGDLRKNAVVSCEVIAVNDGGVEVKLVNHEDITSFIRRNDLARDRDDQRPERFSVGQVFDARVVNFSKKDRKVMLSIKALEIAEEKEAVAQFGSSDSGASLGDILGAALKNRGE; translated from the coding sequence ATGTCAGTATCTACCCCCACGCGCGAAGATTTCGCAGCGCTTCTCGAAGAATCCTTTGCCTCCAACGATCTTGCCGAAGGCTATGTTGCCAAGGGTATCGTAACGGCAATCGAGAAGGACGTTGCCATCGTCGACGTCGGCCTCAAGGTTGAAGGCCGCGTACCGTTGAAGGAATTCGGCGCGAAGTCCAAGGACGGCACGCTGAAGGTCGGCGACGAAGTCGAAGTTTACGTCGAGCGCATCGAAAACGCTCTCGGAGAAGCCGTTCTGTCGCGCGAGAAGGCTCGCCGCGAAGAAAGCTGGGTCAAGCTCGAAGCCAAGTTCGAAGCTGGCGAGCGCGTCGAAGGCGTTATCTTCAACCAGGTCAAGGGTGGTTTCACCGTCGATCTGGACGGCGCTGTTGCCTTCCTTCCGCGTTCGCAGGTCGACATCCGTCCGATCCGCGACGTTACCCCGCTGATGCACAACCCGCAGCCCTTCGAAATCCTCAAGATGGACAAGCGTCGCGGCAATATCGTTGTTTCGCGCCGCACGGTTCTCGAAGAGTCGCGTGCAGAGCAGCGTTCTGAAATCGTTCAGAACCTCGAAGAAGGCCAGGTTGTTGACGGCGTCGTCAAGAACATCACCGATTATGGTGCGTTCGTTGACCTCGGCGGCATCGACGGCCTGCTGCACGTTACCGACATGGCATGGCGCCGCGTCAACCATCCTTCGGAAATCCTCAACATTGGCCAGCAGGTCAAGGTTCAGATCATCCGCATCAACCAGGAAACCCACCGCATCTCGCTCGGCATGAAGCAGCTCGAGTCTGATCCGTGGGATGGCATCTCCGCCAAGTACCCGGTTGGCAAGAAGATCTCCGGTACGGTCACGAACATCACCGACTACGGTGCATTCGTTGAGCTGGAGCCGGGCATCGAAGGCCTGATCCACATTTCCGAAATGTCCTGGACCAAGAAGAACGTCCATCCCGGCAAGATCCTGTCCACGAGCCAGGAAGTCGACGTTGTCGTTCTCGAAGTCGATCCGTCCAAGCGCCGTATCTCGCTCGGCCTCAAGCAGACGCTGGAAAACCCGTGGCAGGCATTTGCCTACAGCCATCCGGCCGGCACTGAAGTTGAAGGCGAAGTCAAGAACAAGACTGAATTCGGTCTGTTCATCGGCCTCGAAGGCGATGTCGACGGCATGGTTCACCTGTCGGATCTCGACTGGAACCGTCCGGGCGAGCAGGTCATCGAAGAGTACAACAAGGGTGACGTCGTCAAGGCTGTCGTTCTTGACGTTGACGTCGAGAAGGAACGCATCTCGCTCGGCATCAAGCAGCTCGGCAAGGATTCCGTCGGCGAAGCCGCGACCTCCGGCGATCTGCGCAAGAACGCCGTTGTTTCGTGCGAAGTCATCGCCGTCAACGACGGTGGCGTGGAAGTGAAGCTCGTCAACCACGAAGACATCACCTCCTTCATCCGCCGCAACGATCTCGCACGCGATCGCGACGATCAGCGTCCGGAGCGTTTCTCGGTCGGTCAGGTTTTCGACGCTCGCGTCGTCAACTTCTCCAAGAAGGACCGCAAGGTCATGCTTTCGATCAAGGCGCTGGAAATCGCTGAAGAGAAGGAAGCCGTCGCACAGTTCGGTTCGTCCGACTCGGGCGCTTCGCTCGGCGACATCCTCGGCGCGGCTCTGAAGAACCGCGGCGAATAA
- a CDS encoding ribonuclease D produces the protein MAAPIRYHEGDISAEDAARYTGAIAIDTETLGLVPRRDRLCVVQLSPGDGTADVIRIAAGQKEAPNLVRMLADPARQKIFHYGRFDIAVLFHTFGVTTTPVFCTKIASRLTRTYTDRHGLKDNLKEMLEIDISKAQQSSDWAAETLSPAQLEYAASDVLYLHALRDKLTARLIRDGRLDHADACFAFLPTRAKLDLLGWEETDIFAHS, from the coding sequence ATGGCCGCACCCATCCGTTACCACGAAGGCGATATTTCCGCCGAAGATGCCGCACGTTATACCGGCGCCATCGCCATCGACACGGAAACGCTGGGACTGGTGCCGCGCCGTGACCGCCTCTGCGTCGTCCAGCTTTCGCCGGGCGACGGCACGGCAGACGTCATCCGCATCGCCGCCGGCCAGAAGGAGGCCCCGAACCTCGTCCGGATGCTTGCCGATCCCGCCCGCCAGAAAATCTTTCATTATGGCCGTTTTGACATTGCCGTTCTGTTCCACACCTTCGGCGTGACGACCACACCGGTTTTCTGCACCAAGATCGCCTCGCGCCTGACCCGCACCTATACGGACCGGCATGGGCTGAAGGACAATCTGAAGGAAATGCTGGAAATCGATATTTCCAAGGCGCAGCAATCGTCGGACTGGGCAGCGGAAACCCTGTCGCCCGCGCAGCTTGAATATGCCGCTTCCGACGTGCTTTACCTGCATGCGCTGCGCGACAAGCTGACAGCCCGCCTTATCCGCGACGGTCGCCTCGATCACGCCGATGCCTGTTTCGCCTTTCTGCCGACCCGCGCGAAGCTCGACCTCCTCGGCTGGGAAGAAACGGATATTTTCGCCCATAGCTGA
- a CDS encoding nucleoside 2-deoxyribosyltransferase, whose protein sequence is MTKKIYLAGPEVFLPNAREMLDLKAALAREAGFVPLSPGDLQIPPADTKIGHGCNINAIDEQMMLEADAVIANLTPFRGIAADTGTSYELGFMCALGKPVFAYTNVAANHFTRIKAHYGGIAAIDETGRYRGPDGLSIENFDMVDNLMLHGGIVRRGGVIIVGNASGEALYTDLDAYRRCLAVAAEKLLTETDPDRRNLAETSS, encoded by the coding sequence ATGACAAAGAAAATCTATCTCGCCGGACCGGAAGTTTTCCTCCCGAACGCGCGTGAAATGCTTGATCTCAAGGCCGCGCTTGCGCGGGAAGCCGGTTTTGTGCCGCTATCGCCGGGTGATCTGCAAATCCCTCCGGCGGATACGAAGATTGGCCACGGTTGCAACATCAATGCCATCGATGAGCAGATGATGCTGGAAGCGGATGCGGTGATCGCCAATCTAACACCGTTCCGTGGTATCGCCGCCGATACGGGAACGAGCTACGAACTTGGGTTCATGTGCGCGCTGGGCAAGCCGGTTTTCGCCTATACCAATGTCGCGGCCAATCATTTCACCCGCATCAAGGCGCATTACGGCGGTATTGCCGCAATTGACGAAACCGGCCGGTATCGCGGGCCGGACGGGCTGTCGATCGAGAATTTCGACATGGTCGACAATCTCATGCTGCATGGCGGGATCGTGCGGCGCGGCGGCGTCATCATCGTCGGCAACGCGTCCGGGGAGGCGCTGTATACGGATCTGGACGCCTACAGGCGCTGCCTCGCTGTGGCCGCCGAAAAATTATTGACAGAGACTGACCCTGACAGAAGAAATCTAGCGGAGACATCATCATGA
- a CDS encoding SDR family oxidoreductase, whose amino-acid sequence MSGTILITGATSGFGQATAQRFIKEGWKVIGTGRRAERLEASAKELGSAFHGVAFDITDEDATKKALAALPEDFRDIDILVNNAGLALGTAPAPQVPLKDWQTMVNTNITGLLNITHQLLPTLIDRRGIVVNLSSVAAHWPYAGGNVYAGTKAFLRQFSLGLRSDLHGKGVRVTSIEPGMCETEFTLVRTGGNQDASDNLYKGVNPITAEDIANTIYWVASQPKHININSLELMPVNQSFAGFQVYRES is encoded by the coding sequence ATGAGCGGTACCATCCTCATCACCGGCGCTACATCCGGTTTCGGACAGGCCACGGCGCAGCGCTTCATCAAGGAAGGCTGGAAAGTCATCGGCACCGGCCGCCGGGCCGAACGCCTGGAAGCATCGGCGAAGGAACTCGGTTCCGCCTTTCATGGTGTCGCTTTCGACATCACAGATGAAGATGCAACTAAAAAGGCGCTTGCGGCACTGCCGGAGGATTTCCGGGACATCGATATCCTCGTCAACAATGCCGGCCTGGCGCTTGGTACGGCGCCTGCGCCGCAGGTGCCGCTGAAAGACTGGCAGACCATGGTGAACACCAACATCACCGGCCTCCTGAACATCACCCATCAGCTTTTGCCGACCCTGATCGACCGCAGGGGCATTGTCGTCAATCTTTCATCGGTGGCTGCGCATTGGCCCTATGCCGGCGGCAATGTCTATGCCGGCACAAAGGCCTTCCTGCGGCAGTTCTCGCTCGGTCTTCGCTCAGACCTGCATGGCAAGGGCGTAAGGGTTACCTCCATCGAACCCGGCATGTGCGAAACCGAATTCACGCTGGTGCGAACCGGCGGCAACCAGGATGCCTCGGACAATCTCTATAAGGGCGTCAACCCGATCACGGCCGAAGATATCGCCAATACGATCTATTGGGTCGCCTCGCAGCCGAAGCATATCAACATCAACAGCCTCGAACTCATGCCGGTCAACCAGTCCTTTGCCGGTTTTCAGGTCTATCGGGAAAGCTGA
- a CDS encoding aminopeptidase P family protein, translated as MADFQEALKRFQPIAVSSIAEDELRLRLRGLQARMIQQNIKAVWLDASSSLTYYTGLSLGLSERIHGALVPAEGAPVYVSPTFEEPKLQTLIRIPGEVVVWEEDENPFDLMTTRIDALSCSGHLVAIDPATPFVFASALMQRLEGRIISAQPLIVAQRQVKSAAEIALIQTAMDASYGVQKAVFEGLRPGVSTTEVADFVNAAHIALGLKPLFVAVQFGEATAYPHGVPYAQTLNEGDMVLVDLGAILHGYRSDITRTYVFGQPTDRQRFLWNAERDAQAAAFNAAKVGAACSDVDKAARDSLKAAGFGPDYQLPGLPHRTGHGLGLDIHEEPYIVAGNATALEPGMCFSIEPMLCVYGECGVRLEDIVYMTEAGPRWFCPPEKNLDRLFQPVAG; from the coding sequence ATGGCAGACTTTCAAGAGGCGCTGAAGCGGTTTCAGCCGATCGCGGTTTCATCGATCGCTGAAGACGAACTAAGGTTGCGACTACGCGGCCTGCAAGCGCGAATGATCCAGCAGAACATCAAGGCGGTCTGGCTCGATGCATCATCGTCGCTGACCTATTATACCGGCCTGTCGCTCGGTCTTTCCGAACGAATTCACGGCGCCCTGGTGCCGGCGGAAGGCGCCCCGGTCTATGTCAGCCCGACCTTCGAGGAGCCGAAGCTTCAGACCCTGATCCGTATCCCGGGTGAGGTCGTCGTCTGGGAAGAAGATGAAAATCCCTTTGACCTGATGACGACGCGTATCGACGCACTTTCCTGTTCCGGCCATCTTGTCGCTATCGATCCAGCCACACCTTTTGTTTTTGCATCGGCTTTGATGCAGCGTCTGGAAGGACGGATCATTTCCGCCCAGCCGCTGATCGTCGCCCAGCGACAGGTCAAGTCCGCCGCCGAAATCGCCCTCATCCAGACCGCCATGGATGCAAGCTACGGCGTGCAGAAGGCTGTGTTCGAGGGGCTGCGTCCGGGCGTTTCCACCACCGAAGTAGCTGATTTCGTTAACGCTGCCCATATTGCGCTTGGCCTGAAGCCGCTTTTCGTGGCGGTGCAGTTCGGCGAGGCGACGGCCTATCCGCATGGCGTGCCCTATGCGCAGACGCTGAATGAAGGCGACATGGTGCTGGTCGATCTCGGCGCCATTCTTCACGGCTATCGTTCGGATATCACCCGCACCTATGTTTTCGGCCAGCCGACGGATCGGCAGCGCTTTCTCTGGAACGCCGAACGCGATGCCCAGGCTGCGGCCTTTAACGCGGCTAAGGTCGGCGCTGCCTGTTCGGATGTGGACAAGGCCGCGCGCGACAGTCTGAAGGCGGCCGGTTTCGGCCCGGATTATCAGCTTCCCGGACTGCCGCACCGCACCGGCCACGGGCTCGGGCTGGATATTCACGAAGAACCCTATATCGTTGCAGGAAATGCCACGGCGCTTGAGCCGGGCATGTGCTTTTCCATCGAGCCGATGCTTTGCGTTTATGGGGAATGCGGCGTCCGTCTCGAGGACATTGTTTATATGACGGAGGCCGGGCCGCGCTGGTTCTGCCCTCCGGAGAAGAACCTCGACCGGCTGTTTCAGCCGGTCGCCGGGTAA
- a CDS encoding ABC transporter substrate-binding protein, whose product MKTLTRSLLIASALAITSAVPAMAKTFVYCSEASPEGFDPSPYTAGGTFDASAHPVYNRLTEFKKGTTEVEPGLAEKWDVSSDGLEYTFHLRKGVKFHSNDKFTPSRDFNADDVIFSYNRQGDAKNPWNQYIAGITYEYYNSMEMPSLIKEIVKVDDYTVKFVLTRPEAPFLANIAMPFASIVSKEYADALDKAGTKEDFNNLPIGTGPFKFVAYQKDAVIRYQKNADYWGDAPKIDDLIFAITPDAAVRLQKLKAGECHLMPYPAPADLAAIRADKNLKLDEQPGLNVAYFAYNTTVAPFDKPEVRKALNMAMNKQAIIDAVFQGAGQVAKNPIPPTMWSYNDSIKDDAYDPEAAKKALEAAGVKDLSMKIWAMPVQRPYMPNARRTAELIQSDFAKVGVKAEIVSFEWGEYLKKSTEVNRDGSVILGWTGDNGDPDNFMGVLLSCAATGEGGANRAQWCNKEFSELLSKAKQTTDVAERTKLYEQAQVIFKEQAPWATLAHSTQFVPMSAKVSGFTMSPLGDFTFESVDIAE is encoded by the coding sequence ATGAAAACGCTGACCCGCAGTTTGCTTATCGCCTCTGCGCTTGCGATTACTTCCGCCGTGCCTGCCATGGCGAAGACCTTCGTTTATTGCTCCGAGGCGTCGCCGGAAGGCTTCGATCCGTCGCCCTACACCGCCGGCGGCACCTTCGATGCCTCCGCGCATCCGGTCTACAACCGTCTGACCGAGTTCAAGAAGGGCACGACCGAAGTTGAGCCGGGCCTTGCTGAAAAATGGGATGTTTCGAGCGATGGCCTCGAATACACCTTCCACCTGCGCAAGGGTGTGAAGTTCCACTCCAACGACAAGTTCACGCCGAGCCGCGATTTCAACGCCGATGACGTGATCTTCAGCTACAACCGCCAGGGCGACGCGAAGAACCCGTGGAACCAGTATATCGCAGGTATCACCTACGAATATTACAACTCCATGGAAATGCCGTCGCTGATCAAGGAAATCGTCAAGGTTGACGATTACACGGTCAAGTTCGTGCTGACGCGCCCGGAAGCGCCGTTCCTCGCCAACATCGCCATGCCTTTCGCTTCGATCGTGTCGAAGGAATATGCCGATGCGCTCGACAAGGCCGGCACCAAGGAAGACTTCAACAACCTGCCGATCGGCACCGGTCCGTTCAAGTTCGTCGCCTATCAGAAGGACGCGGTCATCCGCTACCAGAAGAATGCCGACTACTGGGGTGACGCGCCGAAGATCGACGATCTGATCTTCGCAATCACGCCGGATGCCGCCGTTCGCCTGCAGAAGCTGAAGGCCGGCGAATGCCACCTGATGCCTTATCCGGCACCGGCTGACCTTGCCGCCATCCGCGCCGACAAGAACCTCAAGCTCGATGAACAGCCGGGCCTGAACGTTGCCTACTTCGCCTACAACACCACTGTTGCACCTTTCGACAAGCCGGAAGTGCGCAAGGCGCTGAACATGGCGATGAACAAGCAGGCGATCATTGACGCCGTGTTCCAGGGCGCAGGCCAGGTTGCCAAGAACCCGATCCCGCCGACCATGTGGTCCTACAACGACAGCATCAAGGACGATGCCTACGATCCGGAAGCTGCCAAGAAGGCTCTCGAAGCCGCTGGCGTCAAGGATCTGTCGATGAAGATCTGGGCAATGCCGGTGCAGCGCCCCTACATGCCGAACGCCCGCCGCACGGCCGAACTGATCCAGTCGGATTTCGCGAAGGTCGGTGTCAAGGCCGAGATCGTCTCCTTCGAATGGGGTGAATACCTCAAGAAGTCGACCGAAGTGAACCGTGACGGTTCCGTCATCCTCGGCTGGACCGGCGACAACGGTGACCCGGACAACTTCATGGGTGTTCTGCTCTCCTGCGCCGCAACCGGCGAAGGCGGTGCAAACCGTGCTCAGTGGTGCAACAAGGAGTTCTCCGAGCTGCTGTCCAAGGCAAAGCAGACCACTGACGTTGCCGAGCGCACCAAGCTTTATGAGCAGGCGCAGGTGATCTTCAAGGAACAGGCTCCGTGGGCGACGCTTGCGCACTCCACGCAGTTCGTTCCGATGTCTGCCAAGGTTTCCGGCTTCACCATGAGCCCGCTTGGCGACTTCACCTTCGAATCCGTCGACATCGCGGAGTAA